ACAAGTTCAATTGTTAATGAATGAAGTCGATTCAGTTAAAACAACATGTATATTGAAACAGTCCGGGTAATTAAACGAgttacgggttgtaaacggttcgggttgtaaaTGAGTTTTTCCCGAGTTGAAACGGTTCGGattgaaacagttcgggttgtaaacggtccgggttgaaacagttcgggttgtaaacggttttTCCCAGGTCAAAACGTTTTGGATTGAAATAATTCAGGTCATTACTGATTTTCGGGTCCATTCGGTTCGGGTAGAAACGATTCGGTTTGTCGCATGACGGTTTGTTATCGGTTCAGATCTTAATCGGGTTAATATTTTCGAGACTGTTCGGGTTCGTGTTGAATATTATCGGATCGGATCGGGTTTCGGGTTCCAACTCACGGGTTATTAACGGTTTGGATTCTTAACGATCGGATTAACCCATCGGGTTCAACGATTCGGGTTGAGATTGAATTGACAACTCTATGGTAACCCATGTGACACAACTCGCATCATCTAACACTCTCTTCCAAGCAGGTTACTATTATGAGAATATGAGGTGATATTTCCTCAAGACCTCAACACACAAAAACTTACCTACTTTGGGGGATATTTTAAGACCCCTTATAATCAGTAGAAGACCAGAAGTATCTATCAAACCATTGCGACCAAAGTATAAATATAAACCTCAGTGCATCAAAATGAAATCACAAAACTATAGGTCACTAAAGTAACAAGTAATTACTTAAATTCAGGGCACCGAAACGAAATTAGTGAAACCAAACCACGGGGTGCCAAGGTGAAAATTTGTCAAACCTTAAaatatattatgttttttttaggtCAAAATATGTTGTTGTAAGATGACTTGTAGAGTTGTAGAGTGGTAGAGTTGTAGTGTAGAATAACTAGAAAGTTGAAAGTTATAGTTTAGAATAATTAGAAAGTTGTATACGAGCAACTCTAACCGCAAACTAATTTGACAATGAGTTTGCCATGTCATATAAGATTtcagtttattttattttttagctAATTTGTACTTCAATAGCTAGACTAGTTTGCTACTCCGTATTTAAATTTGTCGGCCATTGCCAATTGACTATTTGTCAATTAATTTGGCAATAAGTATTTATATTTGTCAAGCAGATTAACGTAGAACAAGATTAATGGGGTCTTGTTTTAAGACTTTCTTCATATGCCATGTTAGCATTTCGctattattaaataattaaatcattattaaaattcaattaaatttagCACTTCACTCttcaaaacttttatatttatgcgccatatattattttattcaaCTCACACACTAGTCTTAAGTCGAGTCTTAGTTTTTCAAGACTCAAATTAAGACTTTGTCAAGACTCATCTACTCCAATGCTAAAAATTCATTTGTCTAATATTAaaatggaaaatttgtaattattaatccaacatttacccggttttctttaattaagcctaactatgcgatatttctaaataatccaacctttatgacccaactactattatttgcctggatgaccggttacctgctacaaagtcaaggaaaatttgtaattattagtccaacctttgcccgattttctttaattaagcctacctatgcaatatttctaaataatccaacctttatgacccaactactattattaagcctggatgaccggttacctgctacaaagtcaacgttaaaaacaatgacaacctaaagttggtttcccttctaaaatattggacacgtcatcatcacttgccacctaaacaaggatttcattttttttttcaaaaaaacccttaacccttctcttctctgtaccgtgtttcaattcctctcaCCTCCATTACTGCTGattcaaccacaattgtactggttcatgacatcatcagcgattttcttgtggaaataggtgacttcatccacgcgcattcaaatttcgtctccaaaatcgtacaattgaaggtgaacttacgaaccttagcgtttttgttccttttttggtaaattttgaattttgggcttccttgatggtcagttcgtaaaaacccgagctgttgcaataatatagttttttttttgggatgttggttattgtggtcttgttgaaaatttagaaagaaaaaaaaaccttaaatttgaagaagattcagatccaacaggcaattgctttaccccagccatatcaattgctgattatttttgatgaacttcgaatggagaggtatgagagatcgacaatggtggagaagaggtagagGAGAAATAATAGAGCGGAgtgcagagatgaagcagaaaatctcagaggagagaggaacgaaaattaaaataacaattaaagaaaataaggggggggggggaaataaaaataaaaattataattgttatatgccacgtaagggttaataccgcctatagcaggttaataacttgttaggcttaataatagtagttgggtcataaaggttggattatttagaaatatcgcataggtaggcttaattaaagaaaatcgggcaaatgatggaataattacaaattttcctattaaAATAGGATAATCATATGCCGTGTCAGCACAACTTAAGTCTTAATACTTAGGACAGATCATTCTCTTATCTGAGCTAATTTGATTGGCTTATCTACTTTATCATTTTTATTATGATAGTCTAGCTATTAGGTCAAAACTTTTGAAGATGATAAATAAATCCTAGTCACAAACATTGGAGATGCTCAACAATGTATTCTGTATATTGGGGACTTGAGTGAAAGACCAAAAAAGACCGATCCCCGTCATCTTCAAGACGAGGAAGAATTGTAAAAGTAGAAGGGTTGAAGTGAATATACAAGTAGTTCCGATGCCCCCAATTGAAGGCCGCTGTTGATGATTCAACACCACACGACAAGCCCCGTGAGTTGGGCACAGGTCACAACTGATGTAATACATTATACATACACTCACCAATACTAAAGTACTCCGTATTCTTCTGCTCATACTCATTTACAATTGCTCATTTACCTCTTCCATTCTACTCTATCAAGAATATTCATGTTACAATTATCGGTCAATTTGTACCACCGCATGTTTAGAATCAAGTTGGTCAACTGAGGTCTTGATCTATCCGTACGATGGAGCTATTGACATCTTAGCCTAATGGTTAAATCTTAAAACTAAGAGTTCGTGTAATGTCAAATATATGAATTCTCTCACCTTCATTGGTAAATTGTATACACTATACACACCAAAACAAAAAACTCTCTCCGTCTTTTAtcatctttatttatttttggtttcTTTACCTTATTTTTTTTCCACATATCATGATccctattactccgtattataatATCGTTTTACGTATTTTATTTCCCAACTCCACATACAAAATATCAAACTTTCTACTCATATTAAGATAATATTTTCTAAAAAAAGACTTCAAACGATGAATTAATTTTTTAGGAAGAGACATTCAATCTAAATAAAAGTGCGGTTAAGTGTTATGAGAAATTCCGAGTTTATCTTAATGATTGGGAAACCTTTCCCATCAAATGACAAATTTGTAAATATTTTGCTGGAAAAGTATAGGTAGTATAATTTTATCTGTTGACTGTATACTAGTAGTTCTTGATTGTATATTAATTCGTGTTGATTGTATAATATTAGTCGTTGACTGTATAGTATATGAGTGATTATGTATTATTAAAATTCAATATTGTTCATTTATAAGTGATTGACTGTATATTTATAGTGGTTGATAGCATATTAATAGATATTTATTATATATTGCTAGTCGTTGACTGTATATATGGCTGTTAacgtattaaaaaataaaaggcTGACTGTATATGGGTCCATATCAAATAACATGTGACTGTACTTAAACTCACTTTAATAGCATTTTCGTAATAAAACATTCATTTATTTACAAAAATGCCATTTAATTTGGACAATTTTCACAATCAACGAGATTAACTCGGAAAACCTATGGAGAAGTTCCGAGTTAATCTGTAGGATAAATTGTGTTCGTTAAATATTTGACCGGAGTCgaatttggatttgattgaagcTCACAGTTGAAAATTCAAGTGCACAATTACGTCTCATTTGTGCAATTGACTAAAAATCTCCCAGTCAACACTCTCTCACCCAATTTCTTCAACAGAAAGGCCCCTACAATGAATGACTCCCATGACCACTACTAACTTGACAATTCTCCAATTCAAAAAGATATTATATCCTGCATTTCACCACCAAATACCCATCAAAATTTCCCAGAAAAATGTTCCCGAAAATCTCCACTTTCAAGTCTTTCCAGATTTCCCACTGTCTAATTCTGCTTCTTTTCCTCAACACAATCCACCACTCAAACTCTCAACCCCCCACCAATGGCTACACCTGCACAACCACCACCAACACCAGCAACAACATCTACCCTTGCCAAACCTATGTACTTTACAGACCTAAACCCCCAGAATATCTAGACTTAGCTTCAATTGCAGACCTCTTCAATGTCAGCAGACTTAGCATCTCAAAACCCAGCAACATTTCAAAcccatctttctctctcctcccagaCCAACCCCTCTTCATCCCCATCACTTGTGGGTGCAACCCAGTTCGGAATCAAACTCTCAAATCCCTCTCCTTTGCCAGAATGACTTACACATTCAAACCAGATGACACTTTTTACTTCGTTTCCACTCATGTTTATGGTAATCTTACAACTTATGAATCTGTTGAGGTTGTAAACCCTGAACTTGATGTTTTGAATCTTCAAATTGGGAGTGATGCTTATTTCCCCATCTTTTGTAAGTGCCCTAACAAAACCCAGTTGGGGAATAATGTCACTTGCTTGGTTTCCTATGTATTTCAGCCTGATGATACTCTAGACTCTATTGCTGAATTGTTTAAGGTCACTAAACAGTCTATTGCTGATGTGAATGCTAATAATCTTGGTGCTTTTGACACGGTTTTCGTACCGGTTTCGAAGCTTGTTACGCTTCATCAACCCCCTGGTGTTAATCAGACTAATGCTGGTGGTAGTAATAGTACTAATAATCAGACTACTGCAATGAATGGTAATAGTGATGATCATAAAAAGGCGGTTGTCGGATTAGGGGTTGGATTAGGTGTTAGTGTTCTGTTGCTTGTTTTGGTTTCTGGGTTGTTGATTTACAGGGAAATTGAGTATAGGAAGAAgttgaaggagagagaattggAGGTGATTAGTAGACCGGAGAATGGAGGGATGGGTGATCAGAGAAGAATTATAAAGCAATTAGAGCAGAATTTGTTGTTGGCTGATGTTTCTGATACTTTGGATAAGTATAAGATTTATGAGATTGATGAGTTGAGAAAAGCTACTGGTGGGTTTGGTCATAAGTTTTTGATTCAAGGTTCTGTTTATAAGGGTTGTATTGATGGCAAGGATTTTGCTATTAAGAAGATGAAGTGGAACGCTTATGAAGAATTAAAGATCTTGCAGAAGGTAAAACTTTCACTTTTTTACTGTCTCAATCTAAGTTTTCTGTCAATTCTTTGATGTGTTTTAGTTTTCGCCTTGGCAGTAGTGTATATTGCCTTCGGTAAATTTTCGCCTAGATATGATCTCTAATATGTTAAGTTGAATATATGGATGTTGGATGATATGTTACATACAAGTGCATGTAGTAATTTGCTAGGTAAGATTGGTACTTTTTGCAAGTATTAGATAGATTTTGTTTTTGATGATGTACTTCGTATTTGATAAGTTCTGTTGTGCTAGAGGTTTGAGCCATTTGACGAGTCTCTCTGAACTATTACCATAACCATCCAATGTACCACCGAAAATATGGAATCAGCCTGTTAGTCTCGAGATCAACTAAGAGGCACTGCTCGAAATAACATAGGCTTGAATTAGACTTTTGATTTCAAATACTTGTGAAGTAAATGCAAATGGTGGAAAATCATGTGCTCCTTTGAATGAAAAGAGGTAAAACCGTGATGAGTGGTGAGAGACTAAGACAAATGAGTATCTTTAGGACTTTTAGCTGAGGTAAGTGGAGATATTCATTAACAAAGTGGTTAGGTGTTAATTATAGACTCATTATTGACTAAAATCCATTTGAATTTGATAATTTATTATCGGAGGCTCACTTATAAAATTGCTATATAATGGTTGGTGAATAATTTCTAAGTAGAAAGAAGACAAGTTCTAGCAACTAGTGACCGTTGATTGTGGACAATGGGTGAGATTATTGCGTAAACAAACTAAAATAAAACACTGGTGATTTTCTAATGTTAAAGATGCTTAAAtttaaatcaaaatgtttgGAAGTTTTCTGCCAAAATGTTGTTTTCTTTACTCTAACATTGCTGTGAAATACAACAGTTAGTTGGTTTCTGCAGAATTCAATTATTTGCTGAAACTCAGCTAGGTTGCTTAGTGATTTGTATTACATAGTCGTACAGAGTACGTACCTTCGTTCTTTGTCTTTTTGATATGTGTTTTATTCCGACTTATAATAGCTCTTGGCTCATGTAGGTCTCTTATACAATGGGAACTTTTGTAGACTACGAAAATAATGACCATAAATTTTGTAAATGTCATTCCAAATTATCACATTAAAGTTAACGTCACAAATGGgtgtgttctattcacctgatatTCACTTATTTTccctaaacttattttatctgaagtTAACTGGACTTatctaaatttattaaaacttattttagttataaattgtacttgggtaacccttatttttcttgaatttaTCTAGTTATCTTATCTAAATTTAACTGagcttatttttcctgaaataagtggaaataaggtgaacaaaatAGAGCCTTAATTAAGGCGATGTTACTGAAATTTGAGATTAGTAAGCTTGTTGTATACAAGTTCTTGCCTATCAGCTCAAATTGCTGATATTCCAATCATTTATCCAAAGATCATGCTTCCATGGCACATCTATACTGTAATGATTCCAGTCTTGAAATTTGAAGGGTGCCACTGTATTTTGTCCCGTTGAACAATTTTGTTCTGTATTTTGCAGGTGAATCATGGAAACTTGGTCAGGTTGGAAGGATTTTCCATAGACCCTGAAGATGCTAGTTGTTACCTGGTATACGAGTACATTGAAAATGGATCTCTAAATTCGTGGCTACACGAGAACAAGAGAAAGTTAAACTGGAAAGCCAGACTAAGAATTTCCATCGATGTTGCAAATGGTCTACAATACATACATGAGCATACAAGACCTCAAGTGGTTCACAAAGACATAAAGAGCAGCAACATTCTCCTTGACTCCAATATGAGAGCAAAGATTGCCAATTTTGGATTAGCAAGGTCCGGATGCAATGCTATTACAATGCATATTGTAGGAACCCAAGGGTACATTGCGCCTGAATATCTGACTGATGGTGTCGTCTCTCCAAAAATGGACGTCTTCTCATTTGGAGTAATTTTGCTGGAGTTGCTTTCGGGAAGGGAGGTCATTGACGAAGAGGGAAAAGTACTTTGGGTGAGTGCCCATGAAATATGGGAGTGCAGTGATGAGGGGGAAAAGGCAAGGAAATTGATGGAGTGGATAGACAAGTTTCTACAAAAGGAATCTTGCTCGGTTGATGCGTTGACAAACATTATGACTGTGGCTGTTGCTTGTGTTAATAAGGATCCTTCAAAACGGCCAAGCATGGTGGATGTTGTATACGCGTTGTGCAAGAGTGATGATCTCTTCTGTGATATATCTGGAAACGAGTTTTCTTCATCTCCTATTACAGCAAGATAGACCAACAATTACAGGTTGAAATACCTGTATAGTTGGTTACTTTgtgtatgaatgtatgataGCCTGCTTTTTTAGatattctttcttttcctttcctcTTATTAATTTCTCGTCTTTCTTTCCCATCCGGTAACTTTGTGTTGTACGTGAAGATCACATTTTTTGTATTTGACAAGGGAAAAGAGAACTCATGGAGTCATAGAGGGTCCGTTACAATACTTGAAATAAGTTCGATCGCTTtgatatgtgaatagtgtaattTCTCTATGGCATTTTGTAACACTTCTGTTGTTTGAAAGGGATTCTTTAACAGAGCATAAATTATGCATTATGCACCCGACTACGAGTTTGTCTTATACTCGAAGTTTCCTACTTATACGCTCTGCACATGAGCacgtgagttttttttttagtgtGTTTTACAGTACGAGTGTGAGATAGCGTATCTTATTCCCGGGCGATTTCTGAAAATTCCTGCTATAAAATGCATGTTAGAACCAATGAAAGCATCAACATTCACATGAATCCAATGAGGCAAAATAGGTGTTTGATCATTCAACTAATATTGCATAATTTTGCAGTGCTAATTAGTTTGTGAGAGAAATTTTATACGAACTACTTCGTACAGTTCGCTTTCCTATTACgctattcttcttcttcttcttctacctTAGTTCTTTTGATCATTCAAACTATTCCGTATTGTGGGTTGGACTCTTTTTTTGGGCTGGAAATCTTGTGTGCCCGTTTTATATTAATTAAGTATTTTAAGTGTTTTCAAGGCTAATATGAAAGAATAAGAAAGTAGGATTTACGGAATTTGTTGTGCCGTGttaaccaaaccactgccttgaaaacgagattcggtgcaaccggggtgcacaattgtattcaccgattcgttccctaaggtttacacaactctcaacacacaaaAGCCTTTTTAACTCAGATTTTTCACTTGCGCTCAAGACCGGTCAGGTTTTGATAACCCCGCAGGTTTTCGGCGCACTTTTTcatctttaaattccaacaaCCCCCCACTGAAATGAGAAAAGGTATCAAATGAAACAGGAAAAAATTTTGGGCATAAGAGGAGATCAATACATAACACTCGGTGTTACATTTAAGTAAATTGAAACCAAATGCTTAGTGAAGTGGAAAAATGACTTACAAGTCCCAAGGGTGGACAAACCTTGAACCCTTAAACTTTTGACCAAAGAGTGGACTGACCTTGAAACTCTAAGATTTAAGTCAAGCACCCCAAAACACATACATCACCCCAAAGATCTAGTAAACTCTGCAAAGTGAACGTGTTTTAAGACATGCGTTAACCTTAGTTCTCATGGAAGCTCTAGGAAACCGCCCAAGTTTTCATAGAGGTGGCGAGTCTTCACAaccacgtaggtgaatccctTATGCTTCTCAATAGCACAAAACTTCTCTTAGGATTCATTAAGAGTTTAAACAAACTCAACCTCCACATAAAATACAACGGTGGGTTTCTCAAATGCTTAGCTAGAGCACCTACTACATAAGTATAAATCCATTAAGAATTCGAACGAATTCAACCtacaacaagcattacaacacaAAACGCCATAGGGATGGAATATTAGTAATGCTAATCATATTCACTTCATAGGCTTGAGCCCCATCCCCCTCGAGGTGTCAAGAGCTTGGTTCCTTGCCAACCCCTTAGTCAAAGGATCCTCCAAATTTCTTTCGGACCTTACATAGTTCGATGCAATTACTCCATTATTTAGTAGTTACCTCACCGAACTATGTTTAAGGCGTATGTGTCTCTTCTTAccattatagttactattattagCCACAACAATCACAACTTGAGAGTCACAATGCAAAGATACCGGGGAAGATCTTTTCCCCCATAATGGGAAATCAACAAGAAGACTCCTTAGCCAATCCGCTTCTTGACCTGCCAACTCAAAAGCAATGAATTAAAATTCCATGGTAGAGAAAGCTAGACATGGTTGTTTTGCGGACTTCCATGAGATAGCACCTCCACCCAACATAAACACATAACCACTTGTAGAAAGAACTTCATCATTATCGGACACCCAATTAGCATCACAATAACCTTCCAAAACATTAGAAAAGCAATTAATATGCAAACATACCTCCATGGTACCCCTAAGGTAACTAAGCAAACGATAAAGTGCATTCCAATGTTCACTACTAGGATTATGAGTATATCGACTAAATCTACTTACcgcataggcaatgtcgggacgTGTGCAATTCATCAAAAACATCACACTTCTTATTACCTTGGCATATTTCTCTTGAGGCACGCTTGGACCCTTATTCTTTGTAAGCTTTACACATGCATCATAAGGAGTCTTACATGGCTCCAAATCATAGAAATCGAACTTATTCTAGATTTCTCCACATATTGAGATTGACTCATTGAGAACCCATCCTTGGATTTGGTTAACCGGAATCACATCGGCTTCACCTAAGTCCTTTATTTCAAACTTAGTAGACAGAAGATCTTTAGTGCAATAACCTCAAGGATAGTGCCCATAATAAgcatgtcatcaacatagagATAATTAATAAAACAAGAGGAATCAAACACTTTAGAATACACATAAGAGTTCGATGAACAAAGCCATCACTCCTAAGGTACAATCAAACTTTTCATACCATTGCTTAGGagcttgtttcaaaccatacaaagacTTTTTAAGCCTACACACCTTATGATCTTGACCCTTAACCACAATACCTTCcggttgtgtcatgtaaatttcctcatcaaGATCACCATTAAGAAATGccgttttaacatccatttgatggacCACTAAGTCATGAGTTGCCGCTAAACCAACCAAAGTCCTAATGGTGGAAATCTTAGTCACGGGTGAGTAGGTATCAAAAAAAGtcaattccttctttttgagCGAAACCTCTAATAACAAGTCTATCCTTAAACTTATCAATAGAGCCATTAGATTTCTTCTTCTTagtaaagatccatttacaactTATGGGTTTAGACCCGTTAGGAAAATCACATAAGTCTCAAGTATGATTAGACATGATTGTATCTAGCTAATTCACTTTTAATGGCCTCTTTCCAAAATCTAACATTTATGAATTTCATAGCTTCACTATAAGTCTTTGATTCTTCTTCTAAGAGAAACAAAGAAGCAacaatttcactcaaataatccACATCAAAGTCTTCAACAAGAAAAATGGTCAAGAAATCCGGTCCAAAGGTAGTCTCTACTCTAAGCCTCTTACTCTTCCTAGGTTGGACTTCGTCCACTATAGtgtgaggaggaggaggaacactAGGACTAGGAAAAGAAACATCCAAAGGCACATCGACGCTTGACTCATGCCGATGAAAAGACAAAGAGGATTTCAACGAGAAAGTATGCTCAAAGAAAACTGCATCCCTAGATTCACAAATGGAATGATCAATCAAAATCATGAATCTATAAGCATAACCAATGAACACACAATCAAAATTTCTAGACCCAATGGTGGTTTTCTTAAAATTTGGAAAAACAACCTTGGCTAAGAACCCCCGCACTTTCAAAGTACTCATGTTAGGACTACAACCCTTCCAAAGCTCATAGG
This Spinacia oleracea cultivar Varoflay chromosome 6, BTI_SOV_V1, whole genome shotgun sequence DNA region includes the following protein-coding sequences:
- the LOC110788018 gene encoding serine/threonine receptor-like kinase NFP, with the protein product MFPKISTFKSFQISHCLILLLFLNTIHHSNSQPPTNGYTCTTTTNTSNNIYPCQTYVLYRPKPPEYLDLASIADLFNVSRLSISKPSNISNPSFSLLPDQPLFIPITCGCNPVRNQTLKSLSFARMTYTFKPDDTFYFVSTHVYGNLTTYESVEVVNPELDVLNLQIGSDAYFPIFCKCPNKTQLGNNVTCLVSYVFQPDDTLDSIAELFKVTKQSIADVNANNLGAFDTVFVPVSKLVTLHQPPGVNQTNAGGSNSTNNQTTAMNGNSDDHKKAVVGLGVGLGVSVLLLVLVSGLLIYREIEYRKKLKERELEVISRPENGGMGDQRRIIKQLEQNLLLADVSDTLDKYKIYEIDELRKATGGFGHKFLIQGSVYKGCIDGKDFAIKKMKWNAYEELKILQKVNHGNLVRLEGFSIDPEDASCYLVYEYIENGSLNSWLHENKRKLNWKARLRISIDVANGLQYIHEHTRPQVVHKDIKSSNILLDSNMRAKIANFGLARSGCNAITMHIVGTQGYIAPEYLTDGVVSPKMDVFSFGVILLELLSGREVIDEEGKVLWVSAHEIWECSDEGEKARKLMEWIDKFLQKESCSVDALTNIMTVAVACVNKDPSKRPSMVDVVYALCKSDDLFCDISGNEFSSSPITAR